The Desulfurellaceae bacterium nucleotide sequence ATGATGGGCGGAATTTTATCCGCCCCGGCCTTTGTCCAGCCCTTATCGCTGAGGTGGGTGGCGTTGTCGTAGCCGTTGAAAATCTTGTCCCCATAGCCCAGGTGGTTGAGCGTATCCAGATGGGTGCCGGTATGGGTGGACATGATGATCGCGTCGTCGTACAGCGCCAGCTGGTCCGGGCTGCCGGCCGGGGACAGGCCCTCGACTTTGACCCCGTTGGGCGTATGGGTCATCCACATATGGAAGGGCGGGTCGCCCATGCCGAGGTCGGCCAGGCCCGGCATACCGACAAAATTGTCGACGCTCAGGTCATAGATTTTGCCGCTGTTGATGCGTTGCAGAACGGCCAGACTGGTGGCGGCGCTGAGCATATTGAGGACGCCGATCTCGTCGTCCGGTCCATAGGGGCTTTGGGCGACCTCGGCGGCCTGGCTCGGCGGCAGGCTCGACATGCACAGGGCGAATCCGACAGCAGCACAAACTGTGCTCAGTGCGTGAGTTTTCATCATGTCCCCTCCTTCTGATTCCTTCTGATCCCGGGATGGCACCATCTTCCCACGCCCGCGCTCAGGCTGTC carries:
- a CDS encoding cyclase family protein — translated: MKTHALSTVCAAVGFALCMSSLPPSQAAEVAQSPYGPDDEIGVLNMLSAATSLAVLQRINSGKIYDLSVDNFVGMPGLADLGMGDPPFHMWMTHTPNGVKVEGLSPAGSPDQLALYDDAIIMSTHTGTHLDTLNHLGYGDKIFNGYDNATHLSDKGWTKAGADKIPPIIARGILIDVAAEKGLDILPDSYEISSDDLQRAMTRQGIALQAGDVVLIRTGRIRVWPDPEKFVPNEPGITRESAGWLVDNGAILIGADNMGVEKFPMSEDSVHTYLFAERGVCLLEILWLEELARDGVNEFAFIAAPIKLRGATGTPVRPLAIPIRAAPQS